Proteins found in one Quercus robur chromosome 2, dhQueRobu3.1, whole genome shotgun sequence genomic segment:
- the LOC126702767 gene encoding uncharacterized protein LOC126702767 has translation MAQVNALHQSGITEEDKITNVKALYLEKHKKPFLLDHCWLMLKDQPKFIDPNNARSRSSVPPTSESISISEGDCGSGLCDTSNFERLIGKKAKKAIRKNKATGKDVGEYLNKKLKLIEDVTRLEEEKMSFEREKLAIEKESREEKLKIEKERMMIEKKKFEREERLEEERIMMIDTSGLTGTQKAFYEQLQEEIMVASMNHYLFRKSLFDDSDEDEIIEELVMETSQPKCRCRSIQRNHLITAALRMLAYGVSGDLIDEYVRIGETTVLESMKKFITAVIDVFSEEYLRKPNNEDIARLLAHGECRGMPGMLGSIDCIHWKWKNCPSVWKCQYCGHIREPIIILEAVASYGIWIWHAFFGLPESNNDINVLKRSHVFNELVEGRAPTIHYSINGHDYTIGYYLTDGIYPKGATFMKTIPAPQGQKYKVFAAAQETYRKDVERAFGVLQARFTIVRRPARFFYLETLKKIMKACIILHNIIVEDKRKDERDDNEVVDLDFCHTLRGTDALETEKFIFNSSRTLLNIYGNCKASRRNFLFFHIVPKLLPDN, from the exons ATGGCTCAAGTTAACGCACTTCATCAAAGTGGTATAACCGAAGAAGATAAG attaccaATGTGAAGGCTTTGTATTTAGAGAAGCACAAGAAACCTTTTCTTCTTGACCATTGTTGGCTCATGTTAAAGGACCAACCAAAGTTTATTGATCCTAACAATGCTAGATCGAGATCATCTGTGCCTCCAACTTCGGAGTCAATATCTATTAGTGAAGGGGATTGTGGGTCCGGACTTTGTGACACTTCCAATTTTGAGAGACTTATTGGTAAGAAGGCCAAAAAGGCCATCCGAAAGAACAAAGCCACCGGAAAAGATGTAGGAGAATATTTGAacaagaaattgaaattgattgaGGATGTAACTCGGTTGGAAGAGGAAAAAATGTCTTTTGAGAGGGAAAAACTTGCGATTGAAAAGGAAAGTAGGGAAGAAAAACTTAAGattgagaaggaaagaatgatgattgagaagaaaaaatttgagCGGGAAGAAAggttagaggaagagagaatcATGATGATAGATACAAGTGGCTTAACCGGAACACAAAAAGCTTTTTATGAACAACTCCAAGAGGAAATCATG GTTGCATCCATGAATCACTATTTGTTTCGCAAGTCCCTTTTTGATGACTCAGATGAAGATGAGATAATCGAAGAACTTGTTATGGAAACATCACAACCTAAATGTCGTTGTCGTTCTATCCAACGTAATCATTTG ATAACTGCTGCACTTAGAATGCTTGCGTATGGAGTATCGGGTGATTTAATAGATGAATATGTGCGGATTGGAGAAACTACTGTATTAGAAAgtatgaaaaaatttattactgcGGTAATTGATGTTTTCTCTGAAGAATACTTGAGAAAGCCAAACAATGAAGACATTGCTAGATTGTTAGCTCACGGCGAATGTCGAGGTATGCCAGGTATGTTAGGTTCAATTGATTGCATACATTGGAAGTGGAAAAATTGTCCATCTGTATGGAAATGTCAATATTGTGGTCATATTCGTGAgcctattattattttggaggCAGTAGCATCATATGGTATTTGGATATGGCATGCATTTTTTGGGTTACCTGAGTCAAATAATGACATTAATGTGTTAAAGCGATCTCATGTATTTAATGAACTTGTTGAAGGACGTGCTCCTACAATACATTACTCAATTAATGGTCATGACTACACTATAGGATATTACCTTACTGATGGCATATATCCAAAGGGGGCAACATTTATGAAAACAATTCCAGCTCCACAGGGACAGAAGTATAAAGTATTTGCAGCAGCCCAAGAGACGTATAGGAAGGATGTTGAGCGTGCATTTGGAGTGCTTCAAGCACGTTTCACAATTGTCCGTAGACCTGCACgatttttttatcttgaaacACTCAAAAAGATCATGAAAGCATGCATAATTCTCCATAACATAATTGTTGAAGATAAGCGGAAAGATGAGCGAGATGATAATGAAGTGGTAGACTTGGATTTTTGTCATACATTGAGAGGCACAGACGCATTAGAGACCGAGAAATTTATTTTCAACTCCAGTCGGACATTATTGAACATTTATGGCAATTGCAAGGCGAGTCGTAGgaactttctttttt TTCATATTGTTCCAAAGTTGCTTCCGGACAATTGA